GAGAGCACGCGCAGCGCGCACTCCGGGTCGTAGGCGTAGCCGTCGAAGAAGTGCTCGGCGTCGAGGAAGACGCGCCGCCCCTGGCCGACGAGGAACGCGACGGTCTCCCCCACCATCGCGACGGCCTCGGACACCCCGGTGCGCAGGGCGCGCTCGATGTGCCTGCGATCGGCCTTGGCCACCAGGGTGATCACCGGTGCCTGCGAGTCGACCAGCGCGCGCACCTGCGGGTCCTCGTCCGGCCGCAGCCCGGGGCGGCGGGTGGAGCCGAACGCGACCAGCGCGGCGTGCCGCAGGTTCAGCTCACCGGCCGCGGCGCGCGCGAAGAACTCGGTGTCCTTGGGCATCGCGCCCGGCCAGCCGCCCTCGATGAAGCCGACCCCGACCGAGTCCAGCAGCCGCGCGACAGCGAGCTTGTCCGTCACGGAGTAGGAGATGCCCTCGCGCTGCGCGCCGTCGCGCAGCGTCGTGTCGTAGACGTGGAAGTCGTCGCCGAGCGGGGTCTCAGCCGGGGTCGTGCGGCTCACGGGGATGCCTCGTTCCTGCGTACAAGGGGCCTGACAAAACAAAAAGACCCCCCGCAGGATGCGAGAGGTCGGCGCGCCGGGAGCTGGAGCTCGTTACCCGGCGCGCTTGGCAATAATGACGCTGTGCTGCGAAAGCATGGTCGGGATAGTGCCACACCCTCGCCTCGCAGACCAACACACGGACGAATGTTCCCAGATCCTGGACACCTCTCCCCCGCCCGCGCTTACGCACCGAATGAGTCGTCGAGGTACTCGTACGCACCGAATGACTCATTCAGTGCGTACAACGGACCAAACGCGGCATTGGGGCGTGCGGCCAGGCGGGCGGGAGGGTCAGGGGCCGGCGCGCCACGCGGTGGCGAGGCGGCGGATTCCCTCGGTGACGGCGCCGGGACCGGCCGCGTAACCGATGCGGAGGAACTCGCGCAGCCCTTCCGACGCCGAGTACGCGGGGCCCGGGACGACGAGAACCCCGTGGCGGCGGGCGCGGGCGGCCAGGGCCACCGTGTCCGACTTCGGCACCCGCACCCACAGCGCGGCCCCGCCGAGCGGACGCGCCCACTCCCACTCCGGCAGGAGCTTCTGCATCGCGGCCTCGGCCGCGGCGAGCCCGGTGGACAGCTGGTCCTTGCGCTGTTCGCGCGCGGAGGCGGTGTGCGCGAGCAGCTTCAGGGCGAGCAACTGTCCGGGGACGGAGCTGCCGAGGTCGGCGGCGTTCTTGACGCGGGAGAGCCTGCCGACGAGGTCGCTGGGGCCGTGGATCCAGCCGACCCGAAGGCCGCCCCAGAACAGCTTGGACAGTGAACCGACGTTGAACACCGTGGCGGGCACCCCGTGCTCGGCGGCGACCGCGGCCAGCGGCGGCGGGGGCGGCCAGACCAGCGAAGTGTCCACTGTGGACTCGTCGTCGATCACCGGGACCCCGGCGGCTGCCGCGGCGCGGACCACGCGGAGCCGGTCGACGACGTTCAGCATCGCGCCGGTCGGGTTGTGCGCGGTGGGCAACAGGTAGACCAGCTTCGGGCGGCGGGCGATCAGCCGCTCCAGCACGTCGACGTCGACACCGCCGGGGCCGCGCCGCCCGGTGCGCACCGGAACGGTGATCACCTTGGCGCCCCGGGAACGGAAGGTCTCCAGGGCGCCCCGGTAGGTCGGCTCCTCCAGCACGATCTCGTCGCCCGGCTGCACCAGGCCCTGCGCGATCAGCTCGACCGCCTGCTGCGAACCGCTGGTGACGATCAGATCGCCGCTGTGCGCGGGAACACCGCGCCGCCCGAGCCGCTCGGTCAGCTCCTCGCGCAGCCGGGGCAGCCCGGCGGCGTAGTACCCGTGGTGGCCGAGGAGATCGCGGTAGTCCTCGGCGCCGACCTTCGTCGCGATCTCGGCGACCATCTGCAGGCCCGGCAGCGCACCGGTGGACAGGTCGATGCTCTCCGGTGGGTCGGCGAGGTCGGCTCCGGTCAGCGGTGCGGGAACCGAGCCCTGCCGCCCCATCCCGAGCGGTCCGCGCGAACGCGGCTCCGGCACCGGGTAGTCCACCCCGGGCCTGCGCACCCAGGTCCCGCTGCCCCTGCGGCTGGCCAGCCAGCCCGCGGCGCGCAACGCCTCGTACGCGGCGACGACGGTGGACCGGCTGACCGCGAGCGCCCCCGCCACCGTCCGCTCGGCGGGCAACCGCGTGCCCGCGGGCAGCTCGCCGGTGTCGATGAGCTGGTGCAAGGCATCGGCCAGGCGCTTGTGCAGCGGACCGTCACCGTCGGTCCAGCCGACCAGCAGGTGCACGAGCCGGGGCGCACCGATCGCTTCACTACGCACACGATCGGTCACTCGCAGTCCACCTCCGCGGAATTGGCCTGGTTATCCGGCGTCCGTTCGGAGCACTCTCTGCTCTCATAACGCGCGAGCCGCTCCTCGGGACGCGAAGCATCCGGACATCGCACTGACTCGGGGTTTCCGGACGTTACCCGCATCGCCCGATCCCAGAAAGGCAGGTCGGTGGCGTGGCAACCGTCGTGCTCGTCGGCACCCTCGACACCAAGGGCGAGGAGTACGCCTGGCTTGCCGAACGGGTGCGGGCCGGCGGGTGCGCCACCCTGATCGTCGACGCCGGAGTGCTCGGGGCGCCCGCGACTCCTCCCGACGTGACCGCCGTCCAGGTCGCGGAGGCCGCGGGGGCCGATCTCGCCGAGCTGCGCGCCGCCGGGGACCGGGGCGCGGCGATGGCGGCCATGGCCCGCGGCGTCGAGGTGATCACGGCCCGGCTGCACGCCGAGGGAAGGCTGCACGGCGTGATCGGCGTCGGCGGCTCCGGGGGGTCCGCCGTCGCCTCGGCCGCGATGCGGGCACTTCCCGTCGGTGTGCCGAAACTGCTGGTGTCCACGATGGCCTCCGGCGACACGTCGCCGTATGTCGGCGCCGTGGACGTCACGATGATGTACAGCGTCGTGGACATCGCCGGGATCAACCGGATCTCCGAGCTGGTCCTGGGCAACGCCGCGGCCGCGGTGTCGAGTATGGCGAATGCCTACCAGCTTGCCAGGCAACGGACCAGCACTTCGGGCAGGCCCCTCGTCGGCGCCAGCATGTTCGGCGTCACCACCCCCGCCGTCGACGAGGCGCGCCGGGTGCTCGGCGAGCTCGGCTACGAGGTCCTCGTCTTCCACGCCACCGGTTCCGGTGGCCGCTCGCTGGAGGCGCTGGCCGCCAGCGGCCTGCTCAGCGGGGTGCTGGACCTGACGACGACCGAGCTGGCGGACGAACTGGTCGGCGGCGTGCTCAGCGCCGGGCCGGAGCGGCTGGAGGCGGCCGGGCGCTGCCGGGTGCCGCAGGTGGTCAGCGTCGGCGCGCTCGACATGGTCAACTTCGGTCCCGCCGAGACGGTCCCGGACCGCTTCGCCGACCGCGATCTCCACGTGCACAACGCCACCGTGACGCTGATGCGCACCACCGCCGAGGAGTCGGCGGAGCTGGGCAGGCGCATCGCCGCCAAGCTCGCCGGGGCGGCCGGGCCGACGGCGCTGTTCCTCCCGCTGCGCGGGGTTTCGGCCATCGACGCCGAGGGCATGCCGTTCCACGACCCCGAGGCCGACGCCGCGCTGTTCGCCGCCCTGCGCGCGGGCGTCTCCGGGTCCCCGGTCGAGCTCATCGAGCGGGACGAGCACATCAACGACGCCGTGTTCGCCGCCGCCATGGCACGCCGCCTGCACGAGTTGATCCAGTCAAGGGGACGGAACACATGAACCGCACTGA
The window above is part of the Allokutzneria albata genome. Proteins encoded here:
- a CDS encoding aminotransferase-like domain-containing protein gives rise to the protein MTDRVRSEAIGAPRLVHLLVGWTDGDGPLHKRLADALHQLIDTGELPAGTRLPAERTVAGALAVSRSTVVAAYEALRAAGWLASRRGSGTWVRRPGVDYPVPEPRSRGPLGMGRQGSVPAPLTGADLADPPESIDLSTGALPGLQMVAEIATKVGAEDYRDLLGHHGYYAAGLPRLREELTERLGRRGVPAHSGDLIVTSGSQQAVELIAQGLVQPGDEIVLEEPTYRGALETFRSRGAKVITVPVRTGRRGPGGVDVDVLERLIARRPKLVYLLPTAHNPTGAMLNVVDRLRVVRAAAAAGVPVIDDESTVDTSLVWPPPPPLAAVAAEHGVPATVFNVGSLSKLFWGGLRVGWIHGPSDLVGRLSRVKNAADLGSSVPGQLLALKLLAHTASAREQRKDQLSTGLAAAEAAMQKLLPEWEWARPLGGAALWVRVPKSDTVALAARARRHGVLVVPGPAYSASEGLREFLRIGYAAGPGAVTEGIRRLATAWRAGP
- a CDS encoding Tm-1-like ATP-binding domain-containing protein, translated to MATVVLVGTLDTKGEEYAWLAERVRAGGCATLIVDAGVLGAPATPPDVTAVQVAEAAGADLAELRAAGDRGAAMAAMARGVEVITARLHAEGRLHGVIGVGGSGGSAVASAAMRALPVGVPKLLVSTMASGDTSPYVGAVDVTMMYSVVDIAGINRISELVLGNAAAAVSSMANAYQLARQRTSTSGRPLVGASMFGVTTPAVDEARRVLGELGYEVLVFHATGSGGRSLEALAASGLLSGVLDLTTTELADELVGGVLSAGPERLEAAGRCRVPQVVSVGALDMVNFGPAETVPDRFADRDLHVHNATVTLMRTTAEESAELGRRIAAKLAGAAGPTALFLPLRGVSAIDAEGMPFHDPEADAALFAALRAGVSGSPVELIERDEHINDAVFAAAMARRLHELIQSRGRNT